In bacterium, the genomic window TGAAGATGAAGAACCTGCCCATCAACAACGTGGAGGATTTTCGCAAGGCCACCGAGCAGTTCCGCGGCGAGGACAAGCGCATCGGCCTGCTCGTGCAGCGGAAGGCCTACTCGACCTTCCTGTTCATCACACCCAGGTAGGGGGGCACCCGCCCCACGGAACCACCCCTGCTGGAGAGGTTCAGCCGCGCGAGCGGCGAGCGAAAGGAGCGGCGATGAGAGTCGAACGCGAACCGATCCGGCACAGCGGCGAGATCAGCTTGGACATCTACCTCAAGCAGATCCACGACATCCCGCTGCTGACGCGAGAGGACGAGGCGAGGCTCGCGCGGGCGATCCGCGCCGGCGACCAGGCGGCCCTGGCCAAGCTGGTCGAGTCCAACCTGCGCTTCGTCGTCTCGGTGGCGAAGCAGTACGCGGGGCAGGGTCTGAGCCTGACCGACCTCATCAACGAGGGCAACATCGGCCTCATTCGGGCCGCCGAGCGCTTCGACGAGAAGCGCGGCTTCAAGTTCATCAGCTACGCGGTCTGGTGGGTGCGGCAGGCGATGCTCCAGGCCCTCGCCGAGCAGTCGCGCATCTTCCGCGTTCCGCTCAACCGGGCCACGACGCTCTACCGGGTCGGGAAGGTCCAGCAGCGCCTGACCCAGGACCTCGGCCGCGAGCCCACCGTCGAGGAGATCGCCGAGCGCCTCAAGCTCAGCCGGCAGGAAGTGCGCGGCACGCTGGACATCGCCAACGTGCCGCTGTCGATGGACGAGTCCTACGGCGAGGACGAGGAGAATCCCCTCCGCGATTACCTGCGCGACGAGGAGGCGGATCCTCCGGATGCCGACACCTACCGGCGGACCCTGGTCGAGGACGTCGAGCGGGCGCTCGACGCGCTCCCCGAGCGCGAGCGGGCGATTCTCATCCACTACTTCGGGCTTGGCGGCCAGGAGCCCGAGACGCTCGAGCGCATCGGCGAGCGCTTCGAACTGACGCGCGAGCGCATCCGGCAAATCAAGGAAGAGACCCTGCAGAAACTGCGCGGCTCTCGACAGGGACAGGCCCTGCGCAGCTACCTCGAGTCCTGAGCGGGCGCGCGACGCAAGATCAGTATCAAGGCAGCGCGAGGGCACAGCGGCCCTCGCGCTTTCCTTTGCTGTCCGCGTTCCGGCCCGAAACCTGCTTCCATCAACAAGCCCCTAAGCCTTGACAGCGCCCGGGCGAGTCCCTAGCTTTGTCGCGTTTGCACCCCACCCCCGAGGACCATGGCGAAGAAGAGCAAGCGCTACACCCTGGTGCTCATTCGCGAGACCGAGCACCCCATCCGCCAGCTGCGGCTCAAGGCCTGGCAGCTCAAGGCGGGTCTCGGCGCGGCCGCCGTCCTCCTGCTCATCCTTCTCGTGCTCGGCACTCAGGGGCTGCTGCGCAGCGGCAGCGAGCTCCAGTTGCGGACCGCCCGAGCGGAGAACGCCCGGCTGCGCGAGGACGTCAAGCGCATTCACGCGCGGATGACCCGGCTCGAGGGCACCCTGCGCGAGATCGACGACTTCCAACGCTGGACGCGCACCGTGGCCAAGCTCGAGCCCCTCGGCGAAGAGGCGCTGGCCGGCGGCGTCGGCGGTCCGAGCAGCCTGCGTCCCACCGGCGAGCTGGCGGGCATCGACCGCCGCCTCGATCGTCTCTCGGGCCGCAGCCAGGTGCTCCGCCAGAGCGCGGAGAGCGTGCTGAGCGCCCTGCGCGCGGACGAGAAGCGCCTGCGCTCGATCCCCTCCATCCATCCGGTGAGCGGCGGCCGCCTGACGAGCGGCTTCGGCCACCGGATCGACCCCTTCACCGGCCGGCTCTCCCACCATGACGGCCTCGATTTCTCGGCGCGCACCGGAACTCCCATCGTCAGCACGGCCGATGGCACCGTCCTCTCCGTCGAGCACTCCGCCACCGGCTACGGCAGCGTCCTGGTGGTCGACCACGGCGAAGGGCTCCAGACCCGCTACGCTCACTGCGACCGGATCCTGGTGCTGCCCGGACAGAAGGTCCTGCGCGGCGAGGTCGTCGCCACCGTCGGCAGCAGCGGTCACTCGACGGCGCCCCACCTGCACTACGAAGTACACCGTCACGGCGAGCTGGGGGATCCGCTCGGCTACATCTTGTCCGACGAATTCGTCGTTGACTGATTCGCGGGTCTCCGGCTAACTCTCTGGCGCGCTGCACGATGGAGCCGCCATGACCCCCTCGGCGAGACGCCCGGCCCCCGGGACGCCCTCTGGCCGCCCCTGCGGTGAGGGCCGGGTTCGGCCTGGGCGGTGGGCGGGCCGCCGCTGCCCGCGCCTGCTGGTCCTGCCGTGGTTCCTGCTGGCCGCCCTGGCGGGGCCGGCGCTCGCGGAGCCCCGCGTCAGCGGCATCCGACACTGGACGGCTCCGGACCACACGCGCGTCGTCCTGGACCTCGAGGGCGCCTTCGAGTACCGCGTGACGAGCCGGCCGTCGCCGGAGCGCATCGTCATCGACCTGCCGGGCGCCAGCTTCGCCTGCGGGACCGAGAACCGGCCGGTCGGGGACGGCCTCATCGGCCGCATCCGCTGCAATCGCGTGGCGCGCGGCGTCCAGGTCGTGCTCGACCTGCAGGGCAGCTTCCGCTTCAAGTACTTCGCCCTCGATGCCATCCCCGGCGAGAAGCCCCGCCGGCTGGTCGTCGACCTCTTTCCGACGCGCCGCGGCGAAGCGCAGCCCGCGCCGGAGGCGCCGCGGCCCAGCCTGCCGGCGCCGCCGCCGGCGCTGGCAGCGAAGCCGCCAGCTGCCGATACCCTGGCCAGCGCGCCGCCGGCCAGCGGAGGAGCGCTCGCCGAGGCGCCGGCCGCTGCGGACAGCGCCGCCGCGCCGCTGGCGCTGGCAGAGCCGGCGCCGCCGGCGAGCGACCCCGCACCCCAGCCTGGCGAGGCCCGCGCCCTCGCCGAGGCGCCGGCCGAGCGCCTGATCACGGTGGTGATCGACGCCGGCCACGGCGGCGAGGATCCGGGCGCCATCTACAAGGGCCAGC contains:
- a CDS encoding RNA polymerase sigma factor RpoD/SigA, yielding MRVEREPIRHSGEISLDIYLKQIHDIPLLTREDEARLARAIRAGDQAALAKLVESNLRFVVSVAKQYAGQGLSLTDLINEGNIGLIRAAERFDEKRGFKFISYAVWWVRQAMLQALAEQSRIFRVPLNRATTLYRVGKVQQRLTQDLGREPTVEEIAERLKLSRQEVRGTLDIANVPLSMDESYGEDEENPLRDYLRDEEADPPDADTYRRTLVEDVERALDALPERERAILIHYFGLGGQEPETLERIGERFELTRERIRQIKEETLQKLRGSRQGQALRSYLES
- a CDS encoding M23 family metallopeptidase; amino-acid sequence: MAKKSKRYTLVLIRETEHPIRQLRLKAWQLKAGLGAAAVLLLILLVLGTQGLLRSGSELQLRTARAENARLREDVKRIHARMTRLEGTLREIDDFQRWTRTVAKLEPLGEEALAGGVGGPSSLRPTGELAGIDRRLDRLSGRSQVLRQSAESVLSALRADEKRLRSIPSIHPVSGGRLTSGFGHRIDPFTGRLSHHDGLDFSARTGTPIVSTADGTVLSVEHSATGYGSVLVVDHGEGLQTRYAHCDRILVLPGQKVLRGEVVATVGSSGHSTAPHLHYEVHRHGELGDPLGYILSDEFVVD